A genomic region of Drosophila kikkawai strain 14028-0561.14 chromosome X, DkikHiC1v2, whole genome shotgun sequence contains the following coding sequences:
- the LOC108080180 gene encoding nucleolar complex protein 4 homolog B, producing MKRPAARKPEDHEEEPLAKKQLQTKANSLLNAKDVDTKALKTFVHLLKDRPDHVQPADVMNVLEVIFKNLLKRRALDGSEGKSLKIREFYEETWLLLRENLLTESTVALKVCFQLIRAEAKHSLAPRKGWPAYRIREILETLLGDKEETPANALTNYGKYCKNLDVLDITIKHLVDLVPAKDFKDAPIQAMNFLHLLNLVDLGKSVLNAAEYHVETIKLKTFNLEQCSKRLNDIWAAVMLKSSGVEERLHRQMLVVLLERIINHLEDPIQLTDFLMDSLHQFDGPIALLALQGLFTLMQKQNITYPDVYEKLYNMFYPRMFYNKYKARLFYLADIFLTSTHLPENLVAAFVKRLARLALQSPTEDAVIMIRFVCNLLLRHTGLQKLIRSSQTAAADEISDPYDEQESNPVKSQAINSSLWEITLLQKHAVPEVANAARFINASLPVMEHELGALLDRKECNIFDDELQSKAKQFALNYERPKSLALPKNEVVTKYWDLI from the exons atgaagCGACCTGCTGCCAGAAAGCCCGAGGATCACGAGGAGGAGCCGCTGGCCAAGAAGCAATTGCAGACAAAGGCGAATTCCCTGCTAAATGCCAAAGATGTGGACACCAAGGCGCTCAAGACATTCGTTCATTTGCTG AAGGATCGACCGGACCATGTGCAGCCGGCCGATGTGATGAATGTCCTGGAGGTCATCTTCAAGAACCTGCTGAAACGCAGAGCCCTGGACGGAAGCGAAGGGAAGTCGCTGAAGATCCGCGAATTTTACGAGGAAACGTGGTTGCTTTTGAGGGAGAACCTGCTGACGGAGAGCACTGTGGCCCTGAAGGTCTGCTTCCAGCTCATCAGGGCGGAGGCCAAGCATTCCCTAGCACCGCGGAAGGGTTGGCCAGCCTACAGGATTCGCGAGATCTTGGAGACCCTCCTGGGTGACAAAGAGGAGACGCCCGCTAATGCCCTAACGAACTACGGGAAGTACTGCAAGAATCTAGATGTCCTGGATATAACCATAAAGCATCTGGTGGATCTGGTTCCAGCGAAGGACTTTAAAGATGCGCCCATCCAGGCAATGAacttcctccacctcctcaACCTCGTCGATCTGGGCAAGTCGGTGCTAAATGCAGCGGAATATCACGTGGAAACGATCAAGCTAAAGACCTTCAACTTGGAGCAGTGTTCCAAGAGACTGAACGACATTTGGGCGGCTGTGATGCTGAAGAGCAGCGGTGTCGAGGAACGATTGCATCGCCAgatgctggtggtgctgctggagAGGATTATCAATCATCTGGAGGATCCCATTCAGCTAACGGACTTCCTCATGGACTCCCTGCATCAGTTTG ATGGTCCCATTGCCCTGCTGGCCCTGCAGGGACTTTTTACCTTGATGCAAAAGCAGAACATCACCTATCCGGATGTCTACGAGAAGCTGTACAATATGTTTTATCCCAGGATGTTCTACAACAAGTACAAGGCGCGTCTCTTCTATCTCGCCGATATCTTTCTCACCTCCACCCATTTGCCGGAGAATCTGGTGGCGGCCTTTGTGAAGCGTCTGGCCCGCCTTGCCCTCCAGTCGCCCACCGAGGATGCCGTGATTATGATACGTTTCGTTTGCAATCTTCTACTGCGTCACACTGGTCTCCAGAAGCTGATACGTTCGAGTCAGACGGCGGCGGCAGATGAGATCAGCGATCCCTATGATGAGCAGGAATCGAATCCGGTTAAGTCGCAGGCCATCAATAGTTCGCTGTGGGAGATAACCCTGCTGCAGAAGCATGCGGTTCCCGAGGTGGCCAACGCGGCGAGATTCATCAATGCCTCGCTGCCCGTCATGGAGCACGAACTGGGGGCGCTGCTGGACAGAAAGGAATGCAAT ATTTTCGACGACGAGCTGCAGTCTAAGGCCAAGcaatttgcattaaattaCGAACGTCCCAAGAGTCTGGCGCTGCCCAAAAATGAGGTCGTTACCAAATACTGGGACCTCATCTAg
- the ppk8 gene encoding pickpocket protein 28, protein MRVPRHRQKALFWSQLKNRNKFEQKTKKISWTTWRRILSRNTDEFCRNTTIHGLKYINNSKLRSSDRFFFGIALLAVLSFAIYLIQDAFDKWNTTPVIVGIDPELTSITNEPFPAVTICNLNQALAEKVSNLDKNSVEFAMLQSLCRRQVDLKMVNGNSSNWEEFILNISQPCKSMVIACHFGADDYECARLFHPIVTDEGLCCVFNMLQPKFMYKKSVPLSHRNITLPVGFHSVDWHAELGYRRRGSQTDEGISLYPRRAQGTGESLGLSLTLDVQADAYYCSSSSSIGFKVALHSPNESPNVRETGVLLAPGMETKLRIDPAKILTEKHLRWVDRKYRRCVFRNELKLRWFAHYTQRNCVSECLSGWLLRHCGCVTYYMPRLNWNDTTCPVGKLECVELIRFRTIEAMESCLEQCLPSCFDLNFSGIGYATKISHDGFRQTHPNGRWNFTDAYVERSVAVVNMYFKEPAFRASKQTEFIGFSDFLSCVGGLMGLFLGFSFLSIAECVYFALIRPCRTCSEIRQLNQLKAQPLSGQIRYITPGNWFQAELAHQQPKRLHFNPA, encoded by the exons ATGCGAGTGCCACGCCATCGACAGAAGGCTCTTTTTTGGAGCCAACTAAAGAATCGAAATAAATTTGAgcagaaaactaaaaaaatctCATGGACCACTTGGCGACGCATTTTATCCAGAAATACAGATGAATTCTGTCGCAATACCACCATTCATGGCTTAAAGTACATTAACAACAGCAAATTACGCAGCAGCGATag ATTCTTTTTCGGCATAGCTCTCCTGGCGGTTCTATCCTTCGCCATCTATCTCATCCAGGATGCCTTCGACAAGTGGAACACCACACCGGTGATTGTGGGCATCGATCCGGAGCTGACTTCTATAACAAACGAACCCTTTCCGGCGGTGACCATCTGCAACTTAAATCAAGCTTTGGCTGAAAAAGTCAGCAATTTGGACAAAAACTCTGTGGAGTTTGCCATGCTGCAGTCGCTATGCCGCAGACAAGTGGATCTTAAAATGGTCAACGGTAATTCCTCAAACTGGGAGGAGTTTATACTGAAT atttctcAACCCTGTAAATCGATGGTGATTGCCTGTCATTTTGGCGCCGATGACTATGAATGTGCCCGATTATTTCATCCCATTGTCACCGATGAGGGTCTCTGCTGTGTTTTCAATATGCTTCAACCAAAGTTTATGTATAAAAAGAG TGTTCCTCTTTCCCATCGCAATATAACCCTGCCCGTGGGGTTTCACTCAGTGGATTGGCACGCCGAGTTGGGCTATCGTAGGCGTGGCTCTCAGACGGATGAGGGTATATCCCTCTATCCACGTCGCGCCCAGGGCACAGGCGAATCCCTGGGACTATCTCTGACCCTTGATGTCCAGGCGGATGCCTACTACTGCTCCTCGTCAAGCAGCATTGGCTTTAAGGTCGCCCTACACAGTCCCAATGAATCGCCAAATGTACGCGAAACCGGCGTCCTGCTGGCGCCGGGAATGGAGACAAAACTAAGGATAGATCCGGCAAAGATCCTTACGGAGAAGCACCTGCGCTGGGTGGACCGCAAGTACAGGCGGTGTGTGTTTCGAAATGAGCTAAAGCTCCGCTGGTTCGCCCACTACACGCAGAGGAATTGCGTGTCGGAATGCCTATCCGGTTGGCTGCTCCGCCACTGCGGCTGCGTGACCTACTATATGCCGCGACTCAACTGGAATGACACCACCTGCCCGGTGGGCAAGCTGGAGTGCGTGGAGCTTATACGTTTTAGGACCATCGAGGCCATGGAGTCCTGCCTGGAGCAGTGTCTGCCCTCGTGCTTTGACTTGAACTTTAGCGGGATTGGTTATGCCACGAAGATCTCGCACGATGGCTTCCGGCAGACGCATCCCAATGGTCGCTGGAACTTTACGGATGCGTATGTGGAGCGCAGTGTGGCAGTGGTGAATATGTACTTCAAGGAGCCGGCCTTTAGGGCCAGCAAGCAGACCGAGTTTATAGGATTCTCTGATTTCCTAT CTTGCGTTGGCGGTTTAATGGGTCTATTTTTGGGCTTCAGCTTCCTGTCCATTGCCGAGTGTGTTTACTTTGCTTTGATACGTCCCTGCCGCACTTGCTCCGAAATCAGACAACTTAATCAACTGAAGGCACAGCCCCTGTCGGGCCAGATTAGATATATAACACCGGGAAATTGGTTCCAGGCCGAGTTGGCCCATCAGCAGCCCAAAAGGCTACATTTTAATCCTGCttaa